A section of the Sphingomonas ginsenosidivorax genome encodes:
- a CDS encoding CaiB/BaiF CoA transferase family protein, giving the protein MAEKTGPLSGIRVVDLTSIVFGPYATQIMADMGADVIKVEPPAGDDARYISVGPAPGLGGVFVNVNRGKRSIMLDLRSDDGKARLRELIATADIFIHSMRAKAIARLGFDYAAVAAINPTIVYTNCYGYGRAGPECDQPAYDDTIQGECGLAAVQQMLTGEASYVGTIVADKVAGLTALYATMMALFHRQRTGEGQEVEVGMFETMASFMLVEHANGAMFEPKLGPAIYPRVVAPGRRPYQTKDGYIAALVYNDRHWNAFVAAVEPPWAGPDMATLAQRAQQIDRMYALLGETFRERTTQDWLSLLRSIGVPAAPLRTPDDLFDNAHLNAVGFFETVDSPNGRITFPGVPTTFSKTPGKVAGPAPTLGADTQAILSELSGASHD; this is encoded by the coding sequence ATGGCAGAGAAGACCGGCCCCCTGTCCGGCATCCGGGTCGTCGACCTGACCAGCATCGTGTTCGGCCCCTACGCCACGCAGATCATGGCGGACATGGGCGCGGACGTCATCAAGGTCGAACCGCCGGCAGGCGACGACGCACGCTACATCTCGGTAGGCCCCGCCCCGGGCCTTGGTGGCGTGTTCGTCAACGTCAATCGCGGCAAGCGCAGCATCATGCTCGACCTGCGCAGCGACGACGGCAAGGCGCGCCTGCGCGAACTGATCGCCACCGCCGACATCTTCATCCACTCGATGCGCGCCAAGGCGATCGCCAGGCTGGGCTTCGACTACGCCGCGGTCGCGGCGATCAATCCGACGATCGTCTATACCAATTGCTACGGCTATGGCCGGGCCGGGCCGGAGTGCGACCAGCCCGCCTATGACGACACGATCCAGGGCGAGTGCGGCCTGGCGGCGGTGCAGCAGATGCTCACCGGCGAAGCGAGTTATGTCGGGACGATCGTCGCCGACAAGGTCGCAGGCCTCACCGCGCTGTACGCGACGATGATGGCGCTGTTCCATCGTCAGCGGACCGGCGAGGGACAGGAAGTCGAGGTCGGCATGTTCGAGACGATGGCCTCGTTCATGCTCGTCGAGCATGCGAACGGCGCGATGTTCGAACCGAAACTGGGACCGGCGATCTATCCCCGCGTCGTCGCGCCGGGGCGGCGGCCGTACCAGACGAAGGACGGCTATATCGCGGCGCTGGTGTATAACGACCGCCACTGGAACGCCTTCGTCGCGGCAGTGGAGCCGCCATGGGCCGGCCCCGACATGGCGACACTGGCGCAGCGCGCCCAGCAGATCGACCGGATGTATGCCCTGCTCGGCGAGACGTTCCGGGAACGGACGACGCAGGACTGGCTCAGCCTGTTGCGGTCGATCGGCGTACCCGCCGCGCCGCTCCGGACGCCCGACGATCTGTTCGACAACGCGCATCTGAACGCAGTCGGATTCTTCGAAACGGTCGACTCGCCGAACGGGCGGATCACGTTTCCCGGCGTACCGACGACATTCTCCAAGACGCCCGGCAAAGTCGCCGGCCCCGCCCCGACGCTGGGAGCGGACACGCAGGCGATCCTTTCCGAACTTTCGGGAGCCTCCCATGACTGA
- a CDS encoding acyl-CoA dehydrogenase family protein has protein sequence MDFAFTEDQQNIRDAVLRQCAAFSDDYWLERDREGVYPADFHKAMADAGWLGVAMPEAYGGAGLGITEAAIMMQAVAEAGGGMTAASTIHGPVFSLEPIDLFGTEEQKRRMIPPVLSGAEKMCFAVTEPNTGLDTTKLKTRADRVEGGYRVTGEKIWITNAHVADRMMLLARTTPLDEVANKTHGLSLFYTRLDRSRIEHQLIPKMGRHAVGSNMLFISDLFIPEEDLIGAEGQGFRIILKGLNPERILLGAEAIGIGRNAIQRAARYARERIVFDRPIGMNQGIQHPLAKCWMQLEAANLMVMNAAVKFDRGEECGVEANAGKYLAAESAFEACHTAMLTLGGMGYAQEYHVERLLREVLIPRTAPVSPHMILNFIAEKVLELPKSY, from the coding sequence GTGGATTTCGCCTTCACCGAGGACCAGCAGAACATCCGCGACGCCGTGCTCCGGCAGTGCGCCGCGTTCAGCGACGATTACTGGCTCGAGCGCGACCGCGAGGGCGTCTATCCGGCCGATTTCCACAAGGCGATGGCGGACGCCGGCTGGCTGGGCGTGGCGATGCCCGAAGCCTATGGCGGTGCCGGCCTGGGCATCACCGAGGCCGCGATCATGATGCAGGCCGTGGCGGAAGCCGGCGGCGGGATGACCGCGGCATCGACGATCCACGGTCCCGTGTTCAGCCTGGAGCCGATCGACCTGTTCGGGACCGAGGAGCAGAAGCGCCGCATGATCCCGCCGGTGCTGTCGGGCGCCGAGAAGATGTGCTTTGCCGTCACCGAGCCCAATACGGGGCTCGACACGACCAAGCTCAAGACCCGCGCCGACCGCGTCGAGGGTGGCTACCGCGTCACTGGCGAGAAGATCTGGATCACCAACGCGCATGTCGCGGACCGGATGATGCTGCTCGCGCGCACGACGCCGCTCGACGAGGTGGCGAACAAGACCCACGGGCTGTCGCTGTTCTATACCAGGCTCGACCGCAGCAGAATCGAACACCAGTTGATCCCCAAGATGGGTCGCCATGCGGTAGGATCGAACATGCTGTTCATCTCCGACCTGTTCATTCCCGAGGAGGACCTGATCGGGGCGGAGGGGCAGGGGTTCCGCATCATCCTGAAGGGGCTCAACCCCGAACGCATCCTGCTCGGCGCGGAGGCCATCGGGATCGGGCGCAACGCGATCCAGCGCGCGGCACGCTACGCCCGCGAGCGCATCGTGTTCGACCGGCCGATCGGCATGAACCAGGGCATCCAGCATCCGCTCGCCAAATGCTGGATGCAGCTCGAGGCGGCGAACCTCATGGTCATGAACGCCGCGGTGAAGTTCGACCGCGGCGAGGAGTGCGGGGTCGAGGCGAATGCGGGCAAGTATCTCGCCGCGGAGTCCGCGTTCGAGGCGTGCCACACCGCGATGCTGACGCTGGGCGGCATGGGCTATGCGCAGGAATATCATGTCGAGCGGCTGCTGCGCGAAGTGCTGATCCCGCGCACGGCACCGGTATCGCCACACATGATCCTGAACTTCATCGCCGAAAAGGTGCTGGAGTTGCCGAAGAGCTATTGA
- a CDS encoding HpcH/HpaI aldolase/citrate lyase family protein: MSDAPPLKMRSWLFAPGDSIRKMTKAVEGAADIVLLDLEDAVTTENKPLARQMVHDFVRDHPERARIWVRVNPLDGPYTLTDLAAIMPAHPGGIMLPKVYGRQDVEALDHYLSAFEAAHGIAVGSTPVIVLVTETAEAMFHTGDYKGAPRVVALTWGAEDLADSIGASSNRGPDGRYGFTYELARSLCLLGAATAGVTAIETIQGDFRDLEALRVRAEKVRRDGYRGMLAIHPAQVDVINAAFTPTADEIAEAQAIVDIFAANPGVGAIGYKGGMLDRPYLSRAEHLLRQVGA, translated from the coding sequence ATGTCCGATGCGCCACCGCTCAAGATGCGTTCCTGGCTGTTCGCCCCCGGCGACAGCATCCGCAAGATGACCAAGGCGGTCGAGGGCGCCGCCGATATCGTGCTGCTCGATCTGGAGGATGCGGTCACGACCGAGAACAAGCCGCTCGCGCGGCAGATGGTCCACGACTTCGTCAGGGATCATCCCGAGCGGGCGCGTATCTGGGTGCGGGTCAATCCGCTCGACGGGCCGTACACCCTGACCGATCTCGCGGCGATCATGCCCGCGCACCCGGGCGGGATCATGCTACCCAAGGTCTATGGCCGTCAGGATGTCGAGGCGCTCGATCACTATCTCTCGGCATTCGAGGCGGCGCATGGGATCGCGGTCGGATCGACCCCGGTGATCGTGCTGGTAACCGAAACCGCGGAGGCGATGTTCCACACCGGCGACTATAAGGGCGCACCGCGCGTGGTGGCGCTGACCTGGGGTGCCGAGGATCTTGCGGATTCGATCGGCGCCAGTTCGAACCGCGGCCCGGACGGTCGCTACGGCTTCACCTATGAACTGGCGCGCAGCCTGTGCCTGCTGGGCGCCGCGACCGCCGGGGTGACGGCGATCGAGACCATCCAAGGCGATTTCCGCGATCTCGAGGCGCTCAGGGTCCGCGCGGAAAAGGTGCGGCGCGACGGATATCGCGGGATGCTGGCCATCCACCCGGCGCAGGTCGACGTGATCAACGCCGCGTTCACGCCCACTGCCGACGAGATCGCCGAGGCGCAGGCGATCGTCGACATCTTCGCCGCGAACCCGGGTGTCGGTGCGATCGGCTACAAGGGCGGCATGCTCGACCGGCCGTACCTGTCGCGCGCCGAGCATCTGCTGCGGCAGGTCGGCGCGTGA
- a CDS encoding acetyl-CoA hydrolase/transferase family protein, producing the protein MIDLSAYLRRGDHIVFGQACGEPTMLVEALIAQGAAIGDLSAFIATSFSGLFVPETADAFALSSMGAIGALRTMTKAGALQIVPCHVSQVGPLIAAAVIRCDVAMIQVSPADADGNHSCGLISDYVRAAVDKARVVIAEVNDQVPYTRGETIPASAITVAVPVSRPVVEVAPGRVTETDEAIARACAAFIEDGSVIQTGVGAVPDAILRLLGDRKDLGVHSGMLGDGLVELVEAGVITNARKEIDAGVSINGALIGTKRLYDWAHRNAAIRMTPTRYTHDAAVLGRLSRLVTINSALEVDLTGQVNAEQSGSAYMGGTGGQVDFVRAGARSPGGHSIIALSTTAKGGAVSKIVPMLSGPVTTARSEVDVIVTEYGAAQLRGQTLAERTRRLIAIAHPDFREELERAAKTIQQRGF; encoded by the coding sequence GTGATCGATCTTTCGGCCTATCTGCGGCGCGGCGACCATATCGTTTTCGGACAGGCGTGCGGCGAACCGACGATGCTGGTCGAGGCGCTGATCGCGCAGGGCGCGGCGATCGGCGACCTGTCGGCGTTCATTGCGACAAGCTTTTCCGGCCTGTTCGTGCCCGAGACCGCGGACGCGTTCGCGCTGTCGAGCATGGGGGCGATCGGCGCGCTGCGCACGATGACGAAGGCCGGGGCGCTGCAGATCGTCCCGTGCCACGTCAGCCAGGTGGGCCCCTTGATCGCGGCGGCGGTGATCCGCTGCGACGTGGCGATGATCCAGGTGAGTCCGGCGGACGCCGACGGCAACCACAGCTGCGGGCTGATCAGCGATTACGTCCGCGCGGCGGTCGACAAGGCGCGCGTGGTGATCGCCGAGGTCAACGACCAGGTCCCCTACACGCGGGGCGAGACGATACCGGCGTCGGCGATCACCGTCGCGGTGCCGGTGTCGCGGCCGGTCGTCGAAGTCGCGCCCGGCAGGGTGACCGAGACCGACGAGGCGATCGCACGCGCCTGCGCGGCGTTCATCGAGGACGGTTCGGTCATCCAGACCGGGGTCGGCGCGGTGCCGGATGCGATCCTGCGTCTGCTCGGCGACCGGAAGGATCTGGGTGTGCATTCGGGCATGCTCGGCGACGGGCTGGTCGAGCTGGTCGAGGCGGGGGTGATCACCAACGCGCGCAAGGAGATCGATGCCGGCGTATCGATCAACGGCGCGCTGATCGGCACGAAACGGCTGTACGACTGGGCGCACCGCAACGCGGCGATCCGCATGACGCCGACGCGCTATACCCACGATGCCGCGGTGCTCGGCCGGTTGTCGCGGCTGGTGACGATCAACTCCGCGCTGGAGGTCGACCTGACGGGGCAGGTCAATGCCGAGCAATCGGGATCGGCCTATATGGGCGGCACCGGCGGGCAGGTCGATTTCGTCCGCGCCGGTGCGCGCTCGCCCGGCGGGCATTCGATCATCGCGCTGTCAACCACGGCGAAGGGCGGCGCCGTGTCGAAGATCGTGCCCATGCTGTCGGGGCCGGTGACGACGGCGCGCAGCGAGGTCGACGTGATCGTCACCGAATATGGTGCCGCCCAGTTGCGCGGCCAGACGCTGGCGGAGCGGACACGACGGCTGATCGCGATCGCGCATCCCGATTTCCGCGAGGAGCTCGAGCGCGCAGCGAAAACCATCCAGCAACGAGGGTTCTGA
- a CDS encoding enoyl-CoA hydratase/isomerase family protein — protein sequence MTDAVLFDARPDGIAIITINRPDQRNALGKDVRDGLFAAWTRFEADPALRVAILTGAGETAFCAGGDLKEMVERGLQVPPRDMFPLPYDSIELTKPTIAAVNGVAFAGGWMIAQACDLCVASTAARFAITEVKVGRGSPWAAPLIHMIPQRIMMEIILTGKPITAQRAYEIGLVNRLAEPAALMDTAIALAREILEGAPLSVKAGRETVMLATEMGRAAALQAARAAHEFPYRSEDAQEGPRAFAEKRPPVWKSR from the coding sequence ATGACCGATGCCGTCCTGTTCGATGCCCGTCCCGACGGGATCGCGATCATCACCATCAACCGGCCCGACCAGCGCAACGCACTCGGCAAGGACGTACGCGACGGCCTGTTCGCCGCCTGGACGCGGTTCGAGGCCGATCCGGCGTTGCGCGTCGCGATCCTCACCGGCGCGGGCGAGACAGCGTTCTGCGCCGGCGGCGATCTCAAGGAAATGGTCGAGCGGGGGCTGCAGGTGCCGCCGCGCGACATGTTCCCGTTACCCTATGACAGCATCGAGCTGACCAAGCCGACGATCGCGGCGGTCAACGGCGTCGCGTTCGCCGGCGGGTGGATGATCGCGCAGGCATGCGACCTGTGCGTCGCCAGCACGGCGGCGCGGTTCGCGATCACCGAGGTCAAGGTCGGGCGCGGTTCACCCTGGGCCGCGCCGCTGATCCACATGATCCCGCAGCGGATCATGATGGAGATCATCCTGACCGGCAAACCGATCACGGCACAGCGCGCCTATGAGATCGGGCTGGTCAACCGGCTGGCCGAGCCGGCCGCGTTGATGGACACGGCGATCGCGCTGGCCCGCGAGATCCTGGAGGGGGCGCCGCTGTCGGTGAAGGCCGGTCGCGAGACCGTGATGCTCGCCACCGAAATGGGCCGCGCTGCGGCGTTGCAGGCCGCCCGCGCGGCGCACGAATTCCCCTATCGCAGCGAGGATGCGCAGGAAGGCCCGCGCGCCTTTGCCGAAAAGCGTCCGCCGGTCTGGAAATCGCGGTAG
- a CDS encoding aromatic ring-hydroxylating oxygenase subunit alpha, translated as MTQMTETIAPAGHLTAPVTIPVDAYVSRDYAAAEQDRLWRKTWLQAGRLEDIPEVGNYITYDIGPDGVIVVRTSETEIRAYHNVCPHRGRRLIDVPAGQHNARGTRANFICGYHAWTFDLQGRCTFIQHQDDWQGALTAERTSLGKVQVDSWGGWIWINLDPAAAPLADYLDPVPAMLDPYGLQNMRPRWRKWIVFDCNWKVAMEAFAETYHVFSTHPEFNDFGQFRGWAHTHGLHTNIGYEAPKGMEEDSGKLRVGTGDARVTTAELQNFTWANANTNTTRTLVEAANRLVDELPEDTPAMEVSRHWIQSARATDAARGVIWPTVEPAHTAVAGTAWQVFPNFQIGQAVNNMLCYAAKPFGGDPDRCIFEAAVYELYPAGEEPATEWDYTKAEDWPPVLQQDFANMAAVQQGMKTIGFRGTQPNPYMERSVASLHDNLARFMGVGAPKATA; from the coding sequence ATGACCCAGATGACCGAGACGATTGCGCCCGCCGGGCATCTGACCGCGCCGGTGACGATCCCCGTCGATGCCTATGTCTCGCGCGACTATGCCGCCGCGGAACAGGACCGGCTCTGGCGCAAGACCTGGCTGCAGGCAGGGCGGCTCGAGGACATTCCGGAGGTCGGCAACTACATCACCTACGACATCGGTCCCGATGGCGTCATCGTCGTGCGCACGAGCGAAACCGAGATCCGCGCCTATCACAATGTCTGCCCGCACCGCGGTCGCCGGTTGATCGACGTGCCCGCCGGACAGCACAACGCCCGCGGCACCAGGGCGAACTTCATCTGCGGCTATCATGCCTGGACGTTCGACCTGCAGGGCCGGTGCACCTTCATCCAGCATCAGGACGACTGGCAGGGCGCGCTGACCGCGGAGCGCACCAGCCTGGGCAAGGTCCAGGTCGACAGCTGGGGCGGATGGATCTGGATCAACCTCGATCCCGCGGCGGCACCCCTGGCGGACTATCTCGATCCGGTGCCGGCGATGCTCGATCCCTACGGCCTGCAGAACATGCGGCCCCGGTGGCGCAAGTGGATCGTGTTCGACTGCAACTGGAAGGTCGCGATGGAGGCGTTCGCCGAGACGTATCACGTGTTCAGCACCCACCCGGAATTCAACGATTTCGGGCAGTTCCGCGGCTGGGCGCATACGCATGGGCTGCACACCAATATCGGCTACGAAGCGCCCAAGGGGATGGAGGAGGATTCCGGCAAGCTGCGCGTCGGGACGGGCGACGCGCGGGTGACGACGGCCGAGCTGCAGAACTTCACCTGGGCCAATGCCAATACCAACACGACGCGCACGCTGGTCGAGGCTGCGAACCGGCTGGTCGACGAGCTGCCGGAGGACACCCCGGCGATGGAGGTTTCGCGGCACTGGATCCAGTCGGCGCGCGCGACCGACGCCGCGCGCGGCGTGATATGGCCGACCGTCGAACCCGCGCATACCGCCGTGGCGGGGACCGCGTGGCAGGTCTTTCCGAACTTCCAGATCGGGCAGGCCGTCAACAACATGCTGTGTTACGCGGCCAAGCCGTTCGGCGGAGATCCCGACAGGTGCATCTTCGAAGCCGCGGTGTACGAGCTGTACCCCGCGGGCGAGGAGCCTGCGACCGAGTGGGACTATACGAAGGCCGAGGATTGGCCGCCGGTGCTGCAGCAGGACTTCGCCAACATGGCGGCGGTGCAGCAGGGCATGAAGACTATCGGCTTCCGCGGCACGCAACCCAATCCCTATATGGAACGCTCCGTCGCGAGCCTGCACGACAACCTTGCGCGGTTCATGGGCGTCGGTGCGCCGAAAGCGACGGCGTGA
- a CDS encoding MFS transporter: MTDTGARAEWRRYPMLPIAAALGYATSVIHIYGLGPYIEPISQSFGWSRTQVTIGLTLSTLVQAVFGLPIGLLVDRYGPRRFGLVGILLTCGAFALLGTATGSSGNWYVLWGILALATLPVQATIWTSAVATRFEASRGLAFAITLCGASVAVAVFPLLGTWLIARHGWQTAVAIQGAIWAAIAFPMIVLFFRGAHDASRTQTRVAKADRAVLSGVTLGEGLRSTIYLRLLLASLLFTFTIIALVVHFVPILTDRGASRIEAAGIVSLVGIFSILGRLATGLLLDRFRASWVGAAVFLLPVVGCLLLLTVGGTGVGQALAAAFVGLTLGAEVDVIVYLTTRHFGLKSFGGLYGGLLTALSIGTATGPLGAAAVFDAYGSYAPFLALTCLFMVASSAALLTLPQPANG; encoded by the coding sequence GTGACCGACACCGGCGCACGGGCCGAATGGCGGCGCTACCCGATGCTGCCGATCGCCGCAGCGCTGGGCTACGCCACCAGCGTCATCCATATCTACGGGCTCGGTCCCTATATCGAGCCGATCAGCCAGTCGTTCGGCTGGTCGCGCACGCAGGTGACGATCGGGCTGACGCTATCGACCCTCGTGCAGGCGGTGTTCGGGCTGCCGATCGGTCTGCTGGTCGACCGATACGGGCCACGGCGGTTCGGGCTGGTCGGCATCCTGCTGACGTGCGGCGCGTTTGCCCTGCTCGGCACGGCGACCGGATCGTCCGGGAACTGGTACGTGCTGTGGGGCATCCTCGCGCTCGCCACGCTGCCGGTGCAGGCCACGATCTGGACGAGTGCGGTCGCGACCCGGTTCGAGGCGTCGCGGGGGCTCGCCTTCGCGATCACGCTGTGCGGCGCATCGGTCGCCGTGGCCGTGTTTCCGCTGCTCGGCACCTGGCTGATCGCCCGGCACGGCTGGCAGACCGCCGTCGCGATCCAGGGCGCGATCTGGGCGGCGATCGCCTTCCCGATGATCGTCCTGTTCTTCCGCGGCGCCCATGATGCGTCGCGGACGCAGACGCGCGTGGCGAAAGCGGACCGTGCGGTGCTGAGCGGCGTGACGCTGGGCGAGGGGCTGCGCTCGACGATCTACCTGCGGTTGTTGCTGGCGAGCCTGCTGTTCACCTTCACCATCATCGCGCTGGTGGTACATTTCGTGCCGATCCTCACCGACCGCGGCGCGAGCCGAATCGAAGCGGCCGGGATCGTGTCGCTGGTCGGGATCTTCTCGATCCTCGGGCGGCTTGCCACCGGGCTGTTGCTCGACCGTTTCCGCGCGTCATGGGTAGGGGCGGCGGTGTTCCTGCTCCCCGTTGTCGGTTGCCTGCTGTTGCTGACGGTCGGAGGCACGGGGGTCGGACAGGCCCTGGCGGCGGCGTTCGTCGGGTTGACGCTGGGCGCGGAGGTCGACGTCATTGTCTATCTCACGACGCGCCATTTCGGTCTGAAGAGCTTTGGCGGCCTGTATGGCGGGCTGCTGACCGCGCTGTCGATCGGCACCGCCACGGGGCCCCTCGGCGCGGCGGCGGTGTTCGACGCCTATGGCAGCTATGCGCCGTTCCTCGCGCTGACCTGCCTGTTCATGGTCGCGAGCAGCGCCGCGCTGCTGACCTTGCCGCAACCCGCGAACGGCTGA
- a CDS encoding SDR family NAD(P)-dependent oxidoreductase, translating to MTRSLNGRTAIVTGAGSGIGRAIAIRLAEDTAKVAIWDINAAGAEETARMIRDAGGTAIAIDADCSDKAAIKAAADRTRAELGPVAILVNNAGIAPFTPFLDIDDDLFDKVIRINLRGPYLMTKEVLPDMLAAGWGRVINITSSSVQSGSFAQGHYVSSKGGLMGMTKALGLEYAASGVTFNMVPPGFIDTPMLRAAPIDADAFAQTLPMKRIGQPEDIAAACAYLASEEASYITGQTISTNGGRYMGSH from the coding sequence ATGACGAGATCCCTGAACGGCCGGACGGCGATCGTGACCGGTGCAGGCTCGGGCATCGGTCGCGCGATCGCGATCCGCCTCGCCGAGGATACCGCGAAGGTGGCGATCTGGGACATCAACGCTGCCGGCGCGGAGGAAACCGCCCGCATGATCCGCGACGCGGGCGGTACGGCGATCGCGATCGACGCCGACTGTTCGGACAAGGCCGCGATCAAGGCGGCCGCCGACCGGACGCGCGCGGAACTCGGTCCGGTCGCGATCCTCGTCAACAATGCGGGCATCGCGCCGTTCACGCCGTTCCTCGACATCGACGACGACCTGTTCGACAAGGTCATCCGCATCAATCTGCGCGGGCCGTACCTCATGACCAAGGAGGTGCTGCCCGACATGCTCGCCGCCGGATGGGGGCGCGTGATCAACATCACCTCGTCGTCCGTCCAGTCCGGCTCGTTCGCGCAGGGGCATTACGTGTCGTCGAAGGGCGGGCTGATGGGGATGACCAAGGCGCTCGGCCTCGAATATGCCGCGTCGGGCGTCACCTTCAACATGGTGCCGCCGGGGTTCATCGACACGCCGATGCTGCGCGCCGCACCGATCGATGCGGACGCGTTCGCGCAGACGCTCCCGATGAAGCGGATCGGACAGCCCGAGGACATCGCCGCCGCCTGCGCCTATCTCGCCTCGGAAGAGGCCAGCTACATCACCGGCCAGACGATCAGCACCAATGGCGGCCGCTACATGGGATCGCATTGA
- a CDS encoding SDR family NAD(P)-dependent oxidoreductase: MQVAIVTGAGSGIGLGTAKMLYDVGMAIVGVGRDNAKLATLAQTIDDPDRLATLSIDVTDEDAPHRIVGLALERFGRLDFLINNAGAGSPKPLHETDDATLDGFLDVMLRAPFRLCREAIGHMGEGCGIVNVTSTYAVIGGRRGGAYSAAKGGLTSLTEHIACDYGPRGIRANCVAPGVTMTDMVRHRFEDEMFKRVNVETTPFPRLGEVSDIASTIAFLCSPGAGFINGQTIVVDGGWTTTKYMSDRALRTNWVEPGS; the protein is encoded by the coding sequence ATGCAGGTAGCGATCGTCACCGGCGCGGGAAGCGGCATCGGGCTCGGCACCGCCAAGATGCTGTACGATGTGGGGATGGCGATCGTCGGGGTCGGGCGCGACAACGCCAAGCTCGCCACGCTGGCGCAGACGATCGACGATCCCGACCGGCTCGCCACGTTGTCGATCGATGTCACCGACGAGGATGCGCCGCACCGCATCGTCGGCCTCGCGCTCGAACGCTTCGGCCGGCTGGACTTCCTGATCAACAATGCCGGTGCCGGCAGCCCGAAGCCGCTGCACGAGACCGACGACGCGACACTCGACGGCTTCCTCGACGTGATGCTGCGCGCGCCGTTCCGGCTCTGTCGCGAGGCGATCGGCCATATGGGCGAAGGCTGTGGCATCGTGAACGTCACCTCGACCTACGCTGTGATCGGCGGCCGCCGCGGCGGCGCGTACTCCGCGGCCAAGGGCGGACTCACCTCGCTGACCGAGCATATCGCCTGCGACTATGGGCCGCGCGGCATCCGCGCCAACTGCGTCGCGCCCGGCGTCACGATGACCGACATGGTCCGGCATCGGTTCGAGGACGAGATGTTCAAGCGCGTCAACGTCGAGACCACGCCGTTCCCGCGGCTGGGCGAAGTGTCCGACATCGCGAGCACGATCGCGTTCCTGTGCTCGCCGGGTGCAGGGTTCATCAACGGCCAGACGATCGTCGTCGATGGCGGCTGGACGACGACCAAATACATGTCCGATCGCGCGCTGCGCACCAACTGGGTCGAACCGGGATCGTGA
- a CDS encoding SDR family NAD(P)-dependent oxidoreductase, translated as MPDLRFDDRVVVITGGGRGLGRAYAELLSGAGARVVVNDLGVSMAGDGTAEDPAGDTVAAIVAAGGQAVANRDTVATSAGGKAIIDQALDTYGRIDVLIHNAGNVRRAPLAEMSEEIFRSVLDVHLIGGFNVLQPAFAAMCKAGYGRIVMTTSIGGLYGNYEVANYSAAKAGLIGLSHVAAIEGAPHNVMSNCIAPSAVTRMSEGVDTSQFPPLGPEFVTPAVGWLAHESCSVSGEVIAALGGRIAKAYLAETKGVWRPGWTMAEVGAQMAVIDDRQDAMTFPVVPTEAGGPHGFMKHLGASFAMARANG; from the coding sequence ATGCCCGACTTGAGATTCGATGACCGTGTCGTCGTCATCACCGGTGGGGGACGCGGGCTCGGCCGTGCCTATGCGGAACTGCTGAGCGGCGCGGGCGCGCGCGTCGTGGTGAACGATCTCGGCGTGAGCATGGCCGGTGACGGCACGGCGGAGGACCCCGCCGGCGATACGGTGGCGGCGATCGTGGCGGCGGGCGGGCAGGCGGTCGCCAACCGCGACACCGTCGCGACCTCGGCCGGCGGGAAGGCGATCATCGACCAGGCGCTCGACACCTATGGCCGGATCGACGTGCTGATTCACAACGCCGGCAACGTCCGCCGCGCGCCGCTTGCGGAGATGAGCGAGGAGATATTCCGGTCGGTGCTGGACGTCCACCTGATCGGCGGCTTCAACGTCCTGCAGCCCGCCTTCGCGGCGATGTGCAAGGCGGGGTATGGCCGCATCGTGATGACGACCTCGATCGGCGGGCTCTACGGCAATTACGAGGTCGCGAACTATTCCGCGGCAAAGGCCGGGCTGATCGGCCTGTCGCACGTCGCCGCGATCGAGGGCGCACCGCACAACGTCATGTCGAACTGCATCGCGCCGAGCGCGGTGACCCGGATGTCGGAGGGCGTCGACACGTCGCAATTTCCGCCGCTCGGGCCGGAATTCGTCACCCCGGCGGTAGGCTGGCTGGCGCACGAGAGCTGCAGCGTGTCCGGCGAGGTGATCGCGGCGCTGGGCGGGCGGATCGCGAAGGCGTACCTCGCCGAGACGAAGGGCGTCTGGCGGCCCGGCTGGACGATGGCCGAAGTTGGCGCGCAGATGGCGGTGATCGACGACCGGCAGGATGCGATGACCTTTCCGGTGGTCCCGACCGAAGCGGGTGGGCCGCACGGCTTCATGAAACATCTCGGCGCCAGCTTTGCGATGGCCCGCGCGAACGGGTGA